From Pelosinus fermentans DSM 17108, the proteins below share one genomic window:
- a CDS encoding glucose-6-phosphate isomerase, whose protein sequence is MSSKEESCLTLASGFSFDYGNLYGAGKVTASDVEELAEKLAAAQKAVETMRATGEVRGHLSKDGTPERVLFTQLPYVAEGNLNSPASIARLKEFGSSLKNTVDAVVTFGIGGSYLGNKVLFDVHCGEFWNAKSVKERNGYPKLYFNGNNIDARRTADMVEHLIAEARLKAVHGQPNSYKVVLVVISKSGGTLDTMSTFMVMYDALKQQEPLLNIEVVAVTDPAKGEKATLLGKLAEEQGWPTFSVPDGVGGRFSIFSEVGLVTAACIGMDIDAFLAGAQAMDQACQTSDIYKNPAKLNAALKFIAAEKYGRDIEVFMPYADYLKSVAEWYVQLLAESLGKRTSREGAEVFYGRTPIVAVGTTDMHAQTQQHQDGKKDKVVQFVKVVKWEQDAVIPDVFPAVSKLSEISSIYLSQALDVAREANAEALINDERFNATLILPSLNAYHLGELLYMLALSVAYEGELANVDAFDQPGVEAYKRLMGPRLKALKK, encoded by the coding sequence ATGAGTAGTAAAGAAGAAAGTTGTCTAACATTAGCCTCGGGTTTTTCCTTTGACTATGGTAATCTGTATGGAGCTGGTAAAGTAACTGCCAGTGATGTTGAAGAGTTAGCAGAAAAGCTGGCTGCTGCACAAAAGGCTGTTGAAACCATGCGGGCAACAGGCGAAGTTCGAGGACATTTGTCCAAAGACGGCACGCCGGAAAGAGTGTTATTTACCCAACTGCCTTATGTGGCTGAAGGTAACCTGAACTCTCCAGCATCCATTGCCAGGTTAAAGGAATTTGGCAGTTCTCTAAAAAACACAGTGGATGCTGTAGTGACCTTTGGTATTGGCGGCTCTTACTTAGGGAATAAGGTCTTATTTGATGTTCATTGTGGTGAGTTCTGGAATGCAAAAAGTGTGAAGGAACGCAATGGCTATCCGAAGCTATACTTTAATGGTAATAACATTGATGCGAGACGAACTGCAGATATGGTAGAGCATCTGATCGCAGAAGCCCGTCTGAAAGCTGTTCATGGTCAGCCTAATTCCTATAAAGTCGTCTTAGTGGTGATTTCAAAATCCGGCGGCACCCTAGATACCATGTCGACTTTCATGGTGATGTATGATGCTTTAAAACAACAAGAGCCATTGCTGAATATTGAAGTGGTAGCGGTAACCGATCCTGCGAAAGGTGAGAAGGCTACTTTATTGGGAAAATTAGCCGAGGAGCAAGGCTGGCCGACCTTTAGCGTTCCAGATGGCGTGGGCGGCAGATTTAGTATTTTCTCGGAAGTTGGTTTAGTCACTGCTGCCTGCATTGGCATGGATATTGACGCGTTCTTGGCTGGCGCACAAGCCATGGATCAGGCATGTCAGACTTCTGATATATACAAAAATCCGGCGAAATTAAATGCAGCCTTAAAGTTTATTGCTGCCGAAAAATACGGGCGGGACATTGAAGTGTTTATGCCTTATGCAGATTATTTAAAATCAGTAGCAGAATGGTATGTACAGCTGTTAGCTGAATCCTTAGGCAAACGTACCAGCCGTGAAGGAGCGGAAGTATTTTATGGCCGGACTCCAATTGTAGCTGTTGGAACAACGGATATGCATGCCCAGACACAGCAGCATCAGGATGGTAAGAAAGATAAGGTGGTTCAGTTTGTTAAGGTGGTTAAGTGGGAGCAGGATGCTGTGATTCCCGATGTTTTCCCTGCAGTCTCCAAGCTTTCTGAAATATCTTCTATCTATTTGAGCCAGGCTTTGGACGTAGCACGAGAGGCCAACGCAGAGGCACTAATCAATGACGAACGCTTTAATGCCACATTGATACTGCCTTCCTTAAATGCCTATCATTTAGGAGAATTGTTATATATGCTGGCATTGTCTGTTGCTTATGAAGGTGAATTGGCGAATGTTGATGCTTTTGATCAACCGGGGGTGGAAGCATATAAACGCCTAATGGGGCCTAGATTAAAGGCCTTAAAAAAATAA